A region of the Apium graveolens cultivar Ventura chromosome 6, ASM990537v1, whole genome shotgun sequence genome:
ACGAAGCAGAGTGGCTGCTTTTGAATTGGCCACAAATGCTGAAATGGTCCAGAAGGTGATGGTGATAGAAGGAGAAAGTGATCAAAACtcgaaggagaaagagagtaagaaaaggaagtttggAAGTAGTGGAGAAGGATTGGCTCAAGGAAGCCAAAGTGGGAAGAATTTCAAGAAGTTTGGATTCTGGAACCAAGGCGGACCCCGAAGCTTTAAGAAATATGATAATAAGAGTCAGAGGAATATGATTCAAGGGCCCAATGGTCAGAGATTCCAGCAAGCCACAAATCTGGAGTGTAAATTCTGCAACAAGAGACACACGGGTAACTGCAATAAGGCCGACATCATTTGTTACAAGTGCAATTCGAAAGGTCATTATGCGAATGAGTGTCGGAACCCGAAGCCTCTTGTTACATGCTTCAAGTGTCGAAAGACTGGTCACATGTCGAGGGATTGCAAGACCCCCGGAAACAACAAGCTGATGCAATTGACGACCGCTCCTTATAATCAAGAAATGACATCTTATGTTTCAGTTCTTCAACTTCCTTCAAATCAACCTTCTGAATCTACAACTCCAGTGTTTCCTCCCTCCTATCCTGCTCAGGTCCGAACATTCAACATGAATAtcaaggatgttgttcagaattctgaagTTGTGACAGGTACGCTTTCTGTCAACAACATCAATGCTAAAGAGCTATTTGATTCCGGAGCCACTAGATCTTTCATATCTGAATCTTTTGTTGGCAAGTTAAATTGTGAAATTGAACTGTTAGTAGAACCCTTATCTATCATTTTGGCTAATCAAGAGCAAGTATTTGTTAAAAGTGTTTGCCCCCGGTGTAAAGTAGAGATTTCAGGCTATAGTTTCCTTGCTTCCCTTATACCTTTTCgactaggagaatttgatgttatattaggaatggatttgCTAGAAGAGCATGGTGCTCAAATagattgtaagaagaagaaagtggTTTTTAAGTCCCCTCAAGGAAAGAAAGTAGAGTTCAAAGGACAGAAACAAGTTAAAGCATTTTTGACACTGATTTAAGCTAAAAGATTGTTAAGACAAGGGTGTGAAGGGTATTGGTCCATGTAATTGATAGATCTAAGGAGACGCCGAATATAGAAAGTATCCTGATAATTAGCAAATTTCCCGATGTATTTTTGGACGAACTTCCTGGATTGCTGCCTGACCGTCAAATCAAGTTTTTTATCCACTTAGCGCATGGCGTGGAACCTGTATCGAAGGCACCTTATCGTATGGCACCAacagaaatgaaggaattggccaaacaacttcaagagttattagataaaggagttataaggtCGAGTGTATCTCTGTGGGGTGCTCCAGTTCTGTTTATGAAAAAGAAGGACAaaagtatgagattgtgcatcgactatagagagttgaacaaattgaccatcaagaataggtacccgttacctcgtattgatgatttgtttgatcaacttgAGGGAGTGACTTatttcttgaagattgacttacgatcgggatatcatcagttgaagattaagccggaagacataccaaagactaCTTTCAGAACCTAATACAGATATTATGAGTTTCTAGTTATGACATTCGGATTGACAAATGCATCAGccgcctttatggatttgatgaaccgagtattcaaggagtatttggataagtttgtcattgtgtttattgatgacattctaatatactcaaagaccgaggaagaacatgctgaacatctgagaatagctttggagacTTTAAGAAAGGAGAATTTATATGCAAAGTTATTGAAGTGTGAGTTCTGGCTGcgagaagttcaatttttagggcatatTGTCGGAAGTGAAGGTATTCGAGTTAATCCAGCGAAtatagaagctgtaatgaattgggaaagaccgaagaCCCCGACTGAAgttagaagtttcatgggattggcccaatattatcgaagatttgtgaaggatttctcaaagattgtaGTACCATTCACAAAATTGACctgaaagaatgagaagtttgaatggacggagaaatgtgaaaagagttttcaagagttgaagcagaagttAGTCACCGATCCAATATTATCccttccagatgatcaaggagactttgtaaTATTTAGTGATGCATCACACAAAGGATCAGGTTGTgttttaatgcaacacgggaaggtgataGCCTACACGTCAAGAAAACTTAAGCCTCACGAGCAAAGGTACccaactcatgacttggaactggCTGCAATTGTATTTGctttgaagctgtggagacattatctatatggggAGGAATGCAAGATATATAAAGATCAAAAGAGCCTGgagtacattttcactcaaaaggaattaaacatgaggcaacgaagatggttgaagttgattaaggactacgattgctcaatcaattatcatcctgGGAAAGCGAACGTAGTGGCGGATGCCTTAAGTCCTAAAGATAAATTAAATGTATTGACTATGGACCAAGAGTTATCAAAGGAATTTAAGAAGATGGAAATTGAGATTCGAGCTCCAAGTACGCCTACAGAATTGATTTGTAcgatgacttttcaaccagaattattaggaAAGATTAAGAAGtgccaagaagaagtgatgaatcAAAGGATGAATGAGTTGATTGGAGAAGAGATTTGCACCCAAAAGACAACTAAGGAATTCTAAGATTCTCATCAAGGATTTGGATACCGAATGTGGAAGAATTGATGAATGCGATTTTGAAGGATGCTCATAACTCAGAATTTTCTATTCacccaggaagcacaaaaatgtaccaagatttaaaacagaacttttggtggccggatatgaagaaggagattgctcaatggattagtagatgttacacttgccaaagggtaaaagtCGAACATCAGAAACCGAGTGGACTAATTCAACCCTTAGAGATAcctgaatggaagtgggagcacattgtgATGGACTTTATAGTTGGATTACTAAGGATAAAATCTAAtcacgatgctatttgggtaataattgatcgattgactaagtcggcttattttctaccgattaacgagagattctcaatggataagcTGATTCATATGTATCTAAAGGAAATTGTTACTCgccatggagttccagtatctattgtATCGGATAGAGACCCTCGTtttaactccagattttggaagcaatttcaagaacaTTTGGGAACTCAACTCAAGATGACCACGGCTTATTACCCACAGACATATGGACAAAATGAGCGtacgattcagaccatagaagatatgttgagatcTTGTGCTTTggacttcaaaggaaattgggatgaacatttgcccCTGGTAGAGTTTTCGTATAtcaatagctttcatgccagtattggaatacCCCCatacgaagctctttatggaagaaagtgttaatcacctctttcttgggatgaagttggagagcgaaAGGTAATTGGCCCCGAACTGGTTCAACAAATGAAAGAAGCGGtagatgttaggtcacacaacactgtagaagggggttgaatactgtgtttatataatcaaatagatttaacacaagtatataacaaagatcaagtatattgaataaactctgttacaataagaactgttgttctctctcagtgatgaacaaatatcagtaagagctgctaggttataatgtataatcttctcgataatgataacacatatagtgtaaaccctaagtctgtgtttatatagtacacagttacaagataacttctaattgatatggaatacaattctgtctcctaaaatatatcaatcagatatcttctacaagtcttttagtcttctaactctttccatgcatatcttcttttattttagtctcgatcttctcctgtaaatcagcttccttccttatatgaaagtcttcccgcacttaagttctgatatgaccttaagttctgatattaagttctgacttccattaagtcctgattccaataagtcctgacttgtcctgttgttaagttctgaaaactaaacacaaattatattagacacctcaaatatatctaacaatctcccccaacttgtaaattatgcaaaatatacaagttaatagatttgatgatgtcaaaaacttttaagtacaaatgcaaataagagtttaactagataactaactacaacttacagtccttgtagcttttaccaatctcattGAGTCAAtatgaatccataatgattcttgacaaagtttgatatcagcttttcttctttaatcctcagaaCTTGAGCTATagtagtcttgacttgcttcatctcttcattctgacttccaatctggtagattacaATCCTTAGAGCAgaaatatggtttctttctaaaccatcatccaGTCTTATTAACCTTGggtgagaagaatcttcattgtagcatagacatttctctttcagtatcacttcaagcttagcagaatccttcttcattggaatctcacttccatcatcttcaacaattttaggaatgaattctgcaacccttgaaccagaaattctagctttatctcttatggtcttcaatatgaaattcgaccatctcctggtaatatcagactttacctctaaaaggtaatgaaggaattgaagttctttcagtgatttgttcagcacatctgattctgacatctgatatgtccttctatcttcaagaaatagaatcagattttccttgacattgtgcttgtcatgagcatctagtaccacttgaacagagataaccttattaaggtgtttctgtgtaacatcttcaagaggtctgtcagtcaataaaaatggatctctagtagcaacttcaactcttgtcttgatctttgcttcatcagaacctagtccagccttGTCTATTtgttctctagcatttaacccaatagtcatgaaagtagacagtaattggcttttctttggatctgatggtttgacatttttccacagaagtttctttttatcagctacttccatcttgtctaaatcaacttgagctctgtcgGAGGTTGATATCTTTATaagtttatcagaacttgttatttctgttatagcttgcagttcttcactctgaacaacttgagccttgtcagaggttgtttttgattcttcagaaatcttccttattttcagagtttgaacatcttcatcttcagcaagagtatcatcagtaacttgaaccattttgcacactagtttcatcagaatttgaggaattttcatctccagtggcttggttggttcatcaacttttcccttccctttgtctttgggatcaatctcagattgtgatcttgttttgggctttgatgcctcagtatgtgacttctccttgatcacaatgccttttaccttaggccttggaggtttctttgcaatagaAGCTTTTgtctttagatttgtcttttcagctttaaatctagcttcttcctccttcagattttctaagtccattcctagattatgtttcagaaataatcttctagcaatttcctcatcaagtttttgaatcttgggatctttgtagtagactgtagtctgcttccccttgagcttcagagtttgcataaacttttgagagtcttgacttccaccttgtatcagaacatcaggctttgtcatcagactttgctcatcataacttgatatcagattttgagtatcaatacttgctatcagattttgagttttagcagatttagaacttgtcttcttttgaatagaagatctGATTGCATTAGTAATTAGTTTCCTACAAAAAACCTTGCTGCTGTGGtctttaccttgaacttgacctctacccttgctagggtttccctggtcatcagcttcatcatctttcttcttcagtacttgatcattagagcatttggacttaactatcttctccccctttttggcatcatcagttaagaagagagagaagaagttcaactgaagattggagttcatccaattgagctttttgagaagcttgattttgcaggacctcagcaatttgggcctgttgcttctcctgaactttctcaattgcttcaacctTTTTAGAAATAGGTCtaataaacctctttttatcaagcttggtctccatatctagcttttcagctttttcaagaagcttatcaaccttttcttgagtagcagagtgtagaccttgaagatttttggtagacagagctgtgactttgagttgtgtcttgaaattagcatttgtaagcaactcatcagctttaccaatatggtctgtcaatactttagagcttggaataaaatcagtttcattccacttcttggtccactccacacctctgtgagtatctcccaaggaataggtgctgcttgctcaacaaatttctcaattagtgcctcctttcctagaataGGAGCAGGAGTATTAACAGAAACACTGTTTgctgaacttgaggaagacttaTTATCTTCTGATAGTACTAGAGTGTGTGAAGTaactggagattctggaacaatctcatctaaattctgagcatcagaatttatctccagaattggtgttgttgatgtagatggtatctcagcatttaagattggagagttgacttgagatggctgagctgctgtcattggagcttccaaataaagaacagttggtatattcagattgtgaatatttatttcataatttttggcttgttcttcagcatcagctgttgcttttattggagagacaggaggggtgaGTACTGTATCAGGAATAGTGTCTTTTGGTGCTGGAAgggattcaatgataattggctctttggagatcagagattcctgatccccttcctcagctttaacaatatcttctgatggaggcttagccaaatgcctcttagccctcattttcttcaatctccttgctaGTGAAGGAGTTTCTTGAGCATCAGAACTAGCAGTTCTCTTTCTTTTCAAATTACCTGAACCTTCAGCTTCAGCATTTATTTAtggggttgacccttcagcttctgtttctttctaaaaaaccacagtttcagcttcaacagtcacaggttctgatgcatgaacatATGCTTCTTCTTCACTATTagattcatcccttagaatcatctttcttctttttggttgaggttgaggaacagactttgccctttttggcctggaagatgaaggtctgatggtaggtgctgatggttgttgttgtgaagattgagctgatggttggaagtaagttctgatggtaggttgagttggttgaggttgagaggtgtttggttgtgtagttgttggaggtgctgatggaggttgggttggttggacatcaggatataaggcAACATAAGTGGCGTGATCTGAGTTTACCAAGACTTGTTTGACAgatgtaggaatttggaggggtctcaaaatagtcttcttattatcagtagataataagtcagtaaaggctctcttagcaagcttaaatggttcaattaactcacttgctaattggggtgcatccgagcaacaaaaactataaataagctgacataatctagcaaagtaaactgtatttctatcttttgtcatcctatctccaataaatcctaaaatagcacttgcataatcaaagtgagtttgattaatgagagcatacccaatttgttgacagagaattgggattgcatcaaagtttgaacatttgtttgcaaatgTTTTGGTGATGCAGttaaagaagaaactccattccctccttatgttgggtctcttcaactgtcccagctttgccaaagttttctcatcaactgttgaatatgtgcagttttctggcagatggagtgcttgtcgaactgtggccaaagtcaccacatgggcatcctcccctattgaaaagataatacttggggacccatgagcaccaccatcatcatacatgccacttctcTAAACCTCCAGCACTTGATTTCCAGagattgcttctggttgggtcaaagcatacccaatctcagagttagcaaggaaatcctgaatgaagtgaagttttgatggagcttcacccttgctaagaatagccaagtagttgttgggaacaaacttggctccattgaaaataatgtcttttggtgccatttatgtaagaaataagtgagaaaatagagtgtgcacgaggtgtttgataaaagtcctgtatgagaaagcttcagagaatattagagagagagagagaataagagagattaaagaaagaaaagtaggtaaaagattataaaatcttttaactcccatatttatactctccttttgacaactgttatgattgaagcagaacagactttagacacctggcaacatatcattagtcaaaacattattagtgggaaCGGGTATTAAGCGgtaataaatgtgcacatgcagtgtttcaaggaaaacacgcttcccacttacttaatgattatgactgtttttatctcacctaattatattctgataaaatatgactgttactgtatttaccacaaatatgtcaagtaaataaataatgccacataagcatcggagtttgcatcaggatttaatatcagaacttgaatattatcagattttaacagtcatcagaacatggcttctgtactcaaaaagtgaatatctgtTTCTGTGATTGTTCATaaaaatactgacttgtttcttcagaggttagtcatcagaacttctatcagaacttgtcctcagaatttatgcatatgacacttaactgtttatctaaaacaacttaatcaccacagtaattttcatctttgatatggagtgaaagtgtgtgtaTAAGCAAAAtctcagataaagattaaagtctgataaacttcagtacatcttagaaataaggcataactaagaaaagtgcttaaaatctgtcattaataatgaagtctactatagaataaatttatgtaagaatctacctcaactatttgtgctcattttatgcatcttttgaaattcctttttacagtggcttctcagtgtaaatgagtcacaactacaatcagaatttatgctattatcagagtatttctccagtaatcagagaatatgaaaagtcaccaagaaaaatttatttgcttttctaatgcatataacttaataccagcaatgcacttgggtcttcccttccatatttttttaactttagatctcaaaagagtacctgacttcaattttcttttcttttcttttcttcagataagtgaggcttatcaagcatgtggttcatccttaagatttactgacatcagaatttgacagataagaagcaagaatctagtttgtgacttagtaataagatacataaagtaaatttgactaagctcaaaatcaaaaTTTTCCTGTGTTAATGAAtatccacataaacaactaattcaaacgtgggatttctagtatgttaaagactactatgtcatcatctagcatagttatcctcattggattgaatagtcacagatcattcaaaacgctatcagagtatatagatccacatcagataacaatcaacatttaatgtattacaatttaagcacagattacatgaagtAAAGACAATCTGgaaacactgatcataaagtctgatgcatgagaacaaaatctaagcagatttagaaaaagaacctgaaaccattccaagttcatttaccagtcttgtaaaagtagcttcacatagtggttttgtgaagatatctgctagttgttgatctgttggaacaaaatgcaattccactgtaccttccatcacatgttcccttatgaaatggtacctaatgctgatgtgatttgtcattgagtgttgaactggattacctgtcatagcaatagcactttgattatcacaataaataggtattttagaaaattctaacccataatccagtaactaattcttcatccaaagaatctgtgcacaacagcttcctgcaacaatatattctgcttctgcagttaatgtggaaattgatttatgtttcttgctaaaccaagaaaccaatctgcctccaagaaattggcagcttccactagtgcttttcctgtctattttgcatcctgcaaaatatgcatctgagtaacctattagcttaaagtctgattctctaggaaaccacaatcctagatcagctgtacccttggggtacttgaaaattcttttcacagctataagatgaggttctcttggatcagcctgaaatcttgcacaaagacaggtaacatacatgatatcaggtctacttgcagtaaatAGAGTatagagccaatcatacctctgtagttagtaatatgtactgatgaaccaatatttttatctaacttggttgcattccaaatttcttcagtaaatttctggtgtactttgattgattgataaaagtaccttcttcattttgcttgacttgaagtcccagaaaatagctaagttctcccataatactcatttgatatcttgactgcattagttttgcaaacctttcacatagtttagcatttgtaaaaccaaatatgatatcatcaacatatatctgtaccaaaagtaagtcctttccatggttgaggtagaacattgttttatcaattgtacctctgtgaaatccactttccataaggaattgagctaaagtctcataccatgctcttggagcttgcttaaggccataaagtgctttatcaagcctgagacataatttggaaattttgaatctacaaagcctggaggttgttcaacatatacctcttcttccaattctccattaagaaaagcacttttcacatccatttgaaagactttaaactttttgtgagcagcataagccaaaaagattcttatgacttccaatctagcaactggtgcaaatattccatcataatcaataccctcctactgagaatagcctttagctACCGGCCttactttgtttcttgtaattatgccatcactgtcagttttgtttctgaacaccccttttgtgccaacaattgatctgttctttggtcttggcactagggtccagactttatttctttcaaattcatttaactcttcctgcattgcttgcagccaatcagcatcttgaagagcttcttccactttctttggttcagtttgagatagaaaagaatgatagagacattcatttgatgttgcagttctagttctgacacctgcttcaggatctccaattattaagtcaagTGTATTTGATTTAGTTCACTTCCTTGCaaatggaagttgttctctagaactggatcctcccccatgatccatgctgtctccatcaacattttctgatgctcccccggtagttatgctctttgaaacttcagaatttgagttggatccatcaggatttgaagtatcagagttttcaaaattatcagaatttggctcattagaacttgaagagccagtgacaggttctgatgcttcttgagagtcttgagttgtggtaggatcttcagcttgctccccttggacaggtgcattttccctttcagtagttaccacagtttcaatgacattagAACTTAACTCGTcggaacttacaggatcagagtttaagtcatcagaatttacggaatcagaatttaaatttttatttttaaatctcagctaatcatgatcattgaaatcttcaagtccattaatcttcttatcatcaaaagatacattgatagattccatgactacccttgttcttaaattgtagactctgaaggcttttgtggaaagtggatatccaacaaaaattccttcatcatattttagatcaaattttgacagctgttcaggatgagtcttaagaacaaaacacttacatccaaatacatgaaagtattttagatttggcttctttttcttcacca
Encoded here:
- the LOC141665296 gene encoding uncharacterized protein LOC141665296; this translates as MELKFFDLKQEGMTVGEYEKKFTELARFVGDYVDTDEKRAERFQQGLKPWLRSRVAAFELATNAEMVQKVMVIEGESDQNSKEKESKKRKFGSSGEGLAQGSQSGKNFKKFGFWNQGGPRSFKKYDNKSQRNMIQGPNGQRFQQATNLECKFCNKRHTGNCNKADIICYKCNSKGHYANECRNPKPLVTCFKCRKTGHMSRDCKTPGNNKLMQLTTAPYNQEMTSYVSVLQLPSNQPSESTTPVFPPSYPAQVRTFNMNIKDVVQNSEVVTGTLSVNNINAKELFDSGATRSFISESFVGKLNCEIELLVEPLSIILANQEQVFVKSVCPRCKVEISGYSFLASLIPFRLGEFDVILGMDLLEEHGAQIDCKKKKVVFKSPQGKKVEFKGQKQVKAFLTLI